A genomic stretch from Salarias fasciatus chromosome 10, fSalaFa1.1, whole genome shotgun sequence includes:
- the htatsf1 gene encoding 17S U2 SnRNP complex component HTATSF1 produces the protein MSSESNKEFMEQLRMQELYNQRTEDGSDPYTYTDPEDGTVYDWDHEKKAWFPKITEDFMAAYQANYGFTQEGEPDANSTAPSSTDSTAPTADSQKPQKEKSAAPAPKPNPEQQEAPAKEAKQKGEKRKAEAGWFDVDDNKNTNVYVSGLPPDIGTDEFVELMSKCGIVMRDPITEEFKVKLYKDKEGNLKGDGLCCYLKKESVALAMRLIDESEVRGYKLHVEAARFELKGQYDASKKKKKSKDYKKKMQQQQKQLDWRPEKQGDARKRHEKVVIIRNMFHPSDFEEDPLVLNEYRDDLRTECEKFGDVKKVILFDRHPDGVASIAFKEPEQADACVESFNGRWFGGRQLSALLWDGTTDYQVEETTREREERLKGWATFLEGSDKKQESDKKQESDTDATKPAESSSSSEHSQPSSTTEQPPETQTASSQQQEQEVDSTDSSLAGSDEEDS, from the exons ATGAGCAGCGAATCAAACAAAGAGTTTATGGAACAGCTGCGGATGCAGGAGCTCTACAACCAGAGGACTGAAGATGGTTCTGACCCGTACACATACACTGATCCAGAGGATGGCACAGTCTACGACTGGGACCACGAGAAGAAGGCCTGGTTTCCGAAA ATAACAGAGGACTTCATGGCAGCCTACCAGGCAAACTATGGCTTCACTCAGGAAGGAGAACCAGATGCAAACAGCACGGCCCCGAGCAGCACCGACTCCACTGCTCCCACGGCAGACAGCCAGAAACCACAAAAGGAGAAATCGGCAGCTCCCGCCCCAAAACCAAacccggagcagcaggaggcgccaGCCAAAGAAGCCAAGCAGAAAGGCGAGAAGAGGAAAGCGGAAGCAG GATGGTTTGATGTTGAcgacaataaaaacacaaacgtcTACGTCTCTG GCCTGCCTCCCGACATCGGCACGGACGAGTTTGTTGAGTTGATGTCTAAGTGTGGCATTGTGATGCGGGACCCCATCACTGAGGAGTTCAAGGTCAAACTCTACAAGGACAAAGAGGGAAACCTAAAGGGAGACGGTCTTTGCTGCTATTTAAAG AAGGAGTCGGTGGCTTTAGCGATGCGTCTGATCGATGAGTCTGAGGTCAGAGGGTACAAACTCCACGTGGAAGCAGCACGCTTTGAGCTAAAAGGCCAATACGACGccagcaagaagaagaaaaaaagcaaagattATAAGAAGAAGATGCAGCAGCAACAGAA ACAGTTGGACTGGAGGCCGGAGAAGCAAGGAGACGCGAGGAAGAGGCATGAAAAAGTCGTCATCATCAGGAACATGTTTCACCCCAGTGACTTCGAG gaagaCCCCCTGGTGCTGAATGAGTATCGTGACGATCTGCGGACGGAGTGTGAGAAGTTCGGGGACGTGAAGAAAGTCATTCTCTTTGAT AGACACCCCGACGGCGTGGCTTCAATCGCGTTTAAGGAGCCGGAGCAGGCCGACGCCTGCGTGGAGTCGTTTAACGGACGCTGGTTCGGAGGGCGGCagctgtctgctctgctctgggaCGGAACCACAGACTACCAG GTGGAGGAGACGACACGCGAGCGGGAGGAGCGGCTAAAAGGCTGGGCCACTTTCTTAGAGGGGAGCGACAAAAAGCAAGAGAGCGACAAAAAGCAAGAGAGCGACACAGACGCCACCAAACCGGCAGAGAGCAGCTCGTCCTCGGAGCACAGCCAGCCGTCCAGCACCACAGAGCAGCCCCCCGAAACACAGACCgcctcatcacagcagcaggagcaggaagtggactcGACCGACAGCAGCCTCGCAGGAAGCGATGAGGAAGACTCTTAA